CGGCGCGCGCGCTCGGCCTCGCGCCGGTGCGCTCGGTGAGCAACGGCGGGCTAGACGCCAACTGGCTCTCCGCCCGCGGCATCCCTACGGTCACGCTCGGCTGCGGCCAAATCGGCCCCCACACCCCCGCCGAGCGCCTCGACATCGCCGCCTTCCGCACCGCCTGCCAAGTGGCGTTGCGGCTCGCGACGGTCAGCGAGAACTAATTTTTCTCACGCGGAGCCGCTGGGGGCAGCGGTGGGCGAATGACGAATGCCGGATGACGAATGTCTAAAGAATGACGAAGCACGAATGACGAAAGATTGCCGGCGATAGCTACGTACCGACAAATAGCGTCGGCTTCCTCCACGCTTGTTCGCCTCGATTGTCTCCGCGACTTTGCTTGAGCTGCCCTCGCCAGTTGCCCTCGTCGTTCGTCGTCCGCGGATACTTCCCCAAGCGTCCCCCTAGCGGTACGATGGCCTGAACCGACCCCTGGCCGCATTTTCTCGCCCCTAGCCCCTCGCCCCTAACATGACCCAAATCGAACTTGCTCGTGCCGGACAGATCACGCCTGAAATGGAATTCGTCGCTCGGCGCGAAAGCCTCGAACCGGAGCTGGTCCGCTCGGAAGTCGCGCGCGGCCGGATGGTCATCCCCGCCAATATCGTGCATCTCACGAAGCGGCTCGAGCCGATGGGCATCGGCATCGCCGCCCGCACCAAAATTAATGCCAACATCGGCAACTCGGCCGTCACCAGCGACGTCGACGCCGAACTGGAAAAACTGCACACCGCCGTCCACTTCGGGTCCGACACGGTGATGGATCTTTCCACAGGCAAAGATATCGACCGCATCCGCCAGGCGATCATCGACGCTTCGCCCGTGCCGATCGGCACCGTGCCCATCTATCAGATGCTCGAAGAGCTGGGCGGCAATATCGAAGACATGCGCCCGCAACACTTCTTGGACATGTGCGAGCATCAGGCCAAGCAAGGGGTCGATTATTTCACGGTCCATTGCGGCGTGCTGCTCGAGCATTTGCACCTGACCACGCGCCGCGTGACCGGCATCGTCAGCCGCGGCGGCTCGCTGATCGCCAAGTGGATGATGACCCATCGCGAGCAGAACCCGCTCTACACGCATTTCGACGACCTGTGCGAAATCCTCCGGGCCTACGACGTCACCTGGAGCCTCGGCGACAGTCTCCGTCCTGGCTCGATCGCCGACGCCAGCGACGAAGCCCAATTCGCGGAACTTAAGGTGCTCGGCGAACTGACTCGCCGCGCTTGGGAGCGCGGCACGCAGGTGATGGTCGAAGGGCCGGGCCATATCCCGATGGACCAGATCGAGATGAACGTCAAGCGGCAGATCGAATGGTGCCACGAAGCGCCGTTCTATGTGCTCGGACCATTGGTCACCGACATCGCTCCCGGCTACGACCATATCACCAGCGCGATCGGCGCCGCCTTGGCCGGCTGGAGCGGCGCCGCAATGCTCTGCTACGTGACGCCGAAAGAACATCTCGGCCTGCCGGACCGTGAGGACGTGAAGCAGGGCGTGATCGCCTACAAAATCGCCGCCCACGCCGCCGACCTGGCCCGCCACCGCCCCGGAGCCCGCGACCGCGACGACGCCTTGAGCCGCGCGAGATTTGCGTTCGACTGGAACGAACAATTCCGCCTCTCGCTCGACCCCGAGACGGCAAGGCGGATGCACGACGAAACCCTCCCGCAAGACGTCTTCAAAAGCGCCCACTTCTGCAGCATGTGCGGCCCGAAATACTGCTCGATGAAGATCACCGAAGAAATCCGGGCGATGAGCGGGGAGGCAGTCGTGGGCGAACCGCTGCCGACGGCGAACGCCGGCAGCTAACGACGAAGGCAGTTCAACCACGGATCGCACGGAAGAACACGGATACGAAGGCAGGGAACCACGAACGACACGAACGCCGCGAAAGACGACGAAGACGACGAAGACAATTCAACCACGGATCACACGGATTTACACGGATGAGAAGAGAGACGCGGGACATCCAATCCGCTGGCCAAGAATTCTTCTCTTATCGGTGTTCATCCGTGTAATCGGTGGTTTCGCTGTCTTCGAATTCGTGTGCTTCGTACTTCTGCTCTTGGGGGCGGCAGGTTTACACAACGCTTTCCTTGCTTGCGCCGCGGGCCAACGGCGGGGAGACATCGCTCGGCCGGCGATTTGATTCACCGTCGTTCGCGGCGACGTTATACTTTCGGACTGGCCGCCGTCGCCGGAACGGGGGTTTGCAATGCTTGCCAAACCGGCTTCGCAGGCGCTTCGGATCGGT
The Pirellulales bacterium genome window above contains:
- the thiC gene encoding phosphomethylpyrimidine synthase ThiC codes for the protein MTQIELARAGQITPEMEFVARRESLEPELVRSEVARGRMVIPANIVHLTKRLEPMGIGIAARTKINANIGNSAVTSDVDAELEKLHTAVHFGSDTVMDLSTGKDIDRIRQAIIDASPVPIGTVPIYQMLEELGGNIEDMRPQHFLDMCEHQAKQGVDYFTVHCGVLLEHLHLTTRRVTGIVSRGGSLIAKWMMTHREQNPLYTHFDDLCEILRAYDVTWSLGDSLRPGSIADASDEAQFAELKVLGELTRRAWERGTQVMVEGPGHIPMDQIEMNVKRQIEWCHEAPFYVLGPLVTDIAPGYDHITSAIGAALAGWSGAAMLCYVTPKEHLGLPDREDVKQGVIAYKIAAHAADLARHRPGARDRDDALSRARFAFDWNEQFRLSLDPETARRMHDETLPQDVFKSAHFCSMCGPKYCSMKITEEIRAMSGEAVVGEPLPTANAGS